The DNA window TTGCCGCCTCGAGCTCTTGTCCCACATGTATTTTTAGAAACACCTGATCAATAATGTAAGCCGCGGTGGGAAATGGCGCAGTACGGCGGCCGACAAGCTGCCTCTCGCCTTTATTAAGTGGCGGCACAGTCCCAGCCGGGAGCTGAGTAACTGGAGGCAGTTTGGTTGCTAGGGAGGATATCCTTagcaaccagtctgtctcagatcaGTGAAGGCCTCACCCTAGACTAGAGCAACGTcgttgtgtggccccggcctatacTCATTGCCCAGGGGGAAAGAGATTACAAGTAACGATACTACACAGACCACTCCCCGACCTCCACCTTCTGGTCCTGTCCAGACACACAGGAAATCACTGATAAAAGTGGTCCCTACTGTGGCCAGTGATTGGCGGGACCAGGAGTTGTCATAGCAACAATAATACCAGATAACAAGATGCAAACCAATGTTGTCATGGTGATGATGGTGTACCGGATCATGTGACTCACCCCAGTATTGTTATGGTGGCAATGGTGTACCGGATCATGTGACTCACTCCAGTGTTGTCATGGAGGCAATGGGTACTGAATCGTGTACCTCACCCCTGTATTGTCATGGTGGCAATGGTGTACCGGATCAAGTGACTCACCCTGTATTGTTATGGTGGCAATGGTGCACCGGATCATGTCACTCACCCCAGTGTTGTCATGGTAACAAAGGTGTACCGGATCATGTCACTCACTCCAGTGCGGTCATGGTGACAATGGTGTACCGGATCATGTCACTCACCCCAGTGTCGTCATGGTAACAATGGTGTACCAGAAGGCCGCGGGAATGCTAGTGAACTTCGTCTTGGCCGTTCCCTTCTCTGCATAGAACATAACAGTAGCAAAGATGATGATGGCCATGGTGAGGGAGAAGAGGAGGAAGCCGAGCTCGGAGGCACAGCTCTTCAAGGTGTACCCGAGAATCCGCAGTCCTTGGGAATGGCGGGAGAACTTGAAGATCCGGAAGACGCGGAAAACACGTAACGTGACAAAGGCACCACTCACATTATCGTTCTCTGGCATGACTAACTGGATGTAGAAGGGCATGATGGCCACCACGTCAATAATACTCATCACACTGCGCATGAACTTAAAGCGACTGGGGGCGGCAAATAGTCTCATGAGGTACTCAAAGGTGAAGATCAGGACACAGGCCGTATCCATGCAGTTAAAGGCTGTCTCGTACTTCTCCCCACATGGCTGGTCCTTAAGGCGCCCAGGTAGTGCACGGCAAGGCACCGTTTCCACGACATTTGCAATCACCGAGACGGCAATGAAGAAACCAGTGACATAGTAGAAAACAAGAGCCATAGTGCTGGTGTGAGGGTTCTCGAAGGCCCTCCACAGTCTCTGCCGGAAAGTGCTGTCAGGGGGTAGAGGGGCATCGTTCGCAGTCTCCGCTTCCGTATCCTCTGCTAGTCTCTCCAGGTTCTCTTTTTTGCGGTCGCGGTATTCTTCTAGACAACAATCTCCAATGATCTCCGGTATGATGCCATAGAATGACAGCTCTTCATCGAAGGCCTGGATGCATTCATGGCGGGGATAATGTAACTTGCCCGTCCTATAGAAATTGAGTATGTGTCTGAACATCTCTGGATCACGGTCAAAAAAATACTCCTGTGTCTCCTGGTTGAAGAAGAACTCCTTCTCGGTGCTTCCTAACAAGGTGTCGGGGTATCTGTCTAATGTATTTTTCCATGTCTGGAACTTCCTTCCGCTGACATTGACCACCAGTATTTCGTCGTTTCTCTTTCTTTTGTCACTCGGAGGTTTGGGCATTGGCCTCTTCGCAAGAGGAAGCCATCCCACCGCTGCTGCTCGAGCAAAGGGAAGCCATGTCGCCACTCCAGCAGCCATAGTTTAGTGGCTAAGTCTTCAGAGGCCACAAGTCCAGTCTGTGGATCCAGTATGTGACCATGAAAATGTGGACCTGCCTTAAGGAACTAGAGAGCCGATTAATAAGTTTAGAATTTAGTTCCAGTCCAAGAAGACAGACCAGAAAAAGAGTCAAAGATGGTGATCTTAGCCCACCGAGATCCTGGCTTCAGGAGGACGAGAAGGACAACATGTAGGCTTGTGATGCTCGATTAAGATCATGAAGGTCTAGATCCACAGCTGAGGTTTAGTCAGACCATAATGCACTGTAGTCGTCGTCCGTATGGCTATTTTTCTTTCCTAATTCTGGCTTTTCTTGGATTCTCTGCCTGCATCCTACAGATTCTTCCTGTGTTCTTCTCCCACACAATCTGTAATTAGATTTCTTTCCAATACACTCTTGTTCTGTtggcaaattaaaaaaaagttcagaAAATGTAAAATATGCAGAAGAAAATACAGTCCTATTTGTTTTGTATGGACCTGAGGACATAGACCTCCTGTTGTCACCGAATACGGGACAGACCGTTCATGGTTATCTGCAATGGCAAATCATTAGAATACGGTCCTATCATCTCCACCTTGGAAGACTCTTGAGGACTCCAAATACCCACAAGATAAAACCCTAGATCTCCATCTAAAGCTATGATCAGTTAAGGGGTGGACTGGTCCCTCAAAGCAAATCACTCCTGTCCTCCTAATACACATATCTTTAGGACTGGGTCCTATCAACTCCACCTTAAGAATGTCTTTAGGACTCTGAACCCATATGTATCTCATAGTGCCTTACATATAGGTTACAGTGTTTGGTCTTCTCAATACCTCCTACTATGTGGAAGATAAAACCTTGACCTCCACTAAAAGCCACGTTCAGATCAGGAGTCTACTGAGCCAATGATATAGACCATTCCTGTCCTCCAAATACAAAAAAGGGTCTTGAGGACTCCACAACCATATGGATCTTCTATTCCATCATAAATAGTCATAATTTATTGGTCTCCTCATATCTCCTAACATCCAAAACATACAACTCTTGTTCTCTACCTGAAGCCACATTCAGATCAAAGGTGGTACGGGGCCCTTGGTTCAGATAATTCCTGTCCTAACATGCAAAACATTAGGACCAGATCCTATCAGCTCCACCTTAGGATGAAGGTGGACTAGGCTCTTGGTACAGATAATTCCTGTTCTTCTGATATATACAAAACATTAGGACCAGATCTTATCAGCTCCAACTTAGGAGGATCATGAGGACTCTGAACCCGCCTATCAACTCTCATATAGGATCTTGGTCTTCTCAATATGTCCAAATATGCAGAATATATTACCCTCAACCGCCATCTAAAGCACATTTAGATCAGGGGAGTACTTGAGCCTTAGGAATTAAAATGGTTATTTCATGAGGAACTTATGGATGATACAGCGATGGTTCCCTTCACGCTCAAGTGGACTCAAGCCATCAAAGGAATTAACATAAATAGTGAAGCATGTAATGCTATGTATCCTCTCCAGGGGCCAAAATGTCTGTCTAGTTGCACCTTCCCTAAACTAGTCAAAGGCGTTACAAATGAAGACCATGAGATGAAGACTACGAGACTTCTGGAGTCAAAACTACAGTATTAAGAGTACTGAGTACAAGACTACTGAGTCAAGAATACTGAGAACTGATGAAGGAACCATAGGTCCCCTTCAACCGATGGTTCTTGGATACAAGCGACGACCATGAGCTGATGACTACCAGAGTCAAGACTACTGAGTCAAGACTACAGTACTAAGAGTACTGAGTACAAGACTTCTAAGTCAAGAGTATGGAGAACCTCTCCAACCGATGACCCTTGGACACGAGTGAAGACCATTAGATGAAGACTATAAGACTACTTGGGTCAACACTACAGTACTAAGAGTACTGAGTACAAGACTACTGAGTCAAGACCATTTAGAACTGATGAAGGAGCCATAGGTCCCCTCCAACCAATGACCCTTGGACATGAGTGAAGACCATGAGCTGAAGACTACTGGAGTCAAGACTACAGTACTAAGGTCAATACTACTGAGAACTTATGAAGGAGCCACGGGTCCCCTCCAACCAATGACCCTTGGACATGAGTGAAGACCATGAGCTGAAGACTACTGGAGTCAAGACTACAGTACTAAGGTCAATACTACTGAGAACTTATGAAGGAGCCACGGGTCCCCTCCAACCAATGACCCTTGGACATGAGTGAAGACCATGAGCTGAAGACTACTGGAGTCAAGACTACAGTACTAAGGTCAATACTACTGAGAACTTATGAAGGAGCCACGGGTCCCCTCCAACCAATGACCCTTGGACATGAGTGAAGACCATGAGCTGAAGACTACTGGAGTCAAGACTACAGTACTAAGGTCAATACTACTGAGAACTTATGAAGGAGCCACGGGTCCCCTCCAACCAATGACCTTTGGACACTAGGTCAGAAGAACCGACACCACAGTCAATGGAGAGAGATGTAGGTCCAAAAACCTAAACCTAAAAGAAtcgaaggggtattcccatcttggaCACTCAGAGATCGGTGGTGGACTTGACCTTTATAGAACATACGTAGGTCCAAAAATCTAAACCTAaaagaattaaaggggtattcctgtcTTGTACTCATAGAGATCGGTGGTGGTCTTGACCTCTAGGTCCTTCACCGATCCTGAGATTTAGCTTTGTGTCACCTCAACAGTTTTTCACCGATAGGGAGACATCGTTAGCATATACACCATTGTTTTACAAGGCCGGAATACCCTTTTAATATGGAATGAAGGCTCTTCTTACAACCCCCATCTGAACAATCGCCTCCCGACAGAGCTCGCTGCTATCTAGGAGctgtcatcctgaggaactggtgtGGTCCGGAGATGCGGTGGAGCTGGAGGGATTGTCACTCAGGATCCCGAGCAGTCACATTTTATCTTTCTTATTTCTACAGATGGAAATCCAAGGATATTTCCATGTGACACTGAGTAATGTCACTACTCCATCTATGATCATGCCTCTATAGCTACTAACACCCCTCGCTCGGGTGGGGGGGTCACAATAATAATAACTACATAGGTTCTAGTACAAAATTAAAAAGCAAAACATCCAAAATGTATAAtccctttaaatttaaaaaaaataagggcGCCAGTAATTATGCAATTCCCAAAGTTGCACCCGAATGTTAACGCTGGGTAATTATAGGATGTCCCATTTGCTTCCGGCCTAAAAGTGGGTCACGTCTGATATATAACACCCGCGCGGTAAATGGTAAGGGAACGACATAAAGCGAataatatagcaaaaaaaaaaaaagaaaagacaattACTGGTCGGCCTCCAAAAAGGTGAAAGGATCATAGAAGATTCATGGAACAGATTAAAAAAAATTCTTCAAAAGCCGTTTATCAAAATCTTGACGTCCTAATGGGCTCGGAGAATATTGGACTTTCAGAGGTCAAGAGAAACACTTAATGGAGAACATTAGGTCGCTCCCATTCATCCTGCGGAGTCCAGGGGGTGATTGACAGCAGAGTCCGACGACTCCACTACGGCTGTAAATGGCCAATTAAAAGGGTATGAGACTTGTACTGGCCGCCAAGATGATGTGTCTGGCCGAGGACCTAATGATGGACGCTCCCTACTGAAAGGGATCTTCCACCTAAG is part of the Anomaloglossus baeobatrachus isolate aAnoBae1 chromosome 9, aAnoBae1.hap1, whole genome shotgun sequence genome and encodes:
- the KCND1 gene encoding A-type voltage-gated potassium channel KCND1 — translated: MAAGVATWLPFARAAAVGWLPLAKRPMPKPPSDKRKRNDEILVVNVSGRKFQTWKNTLDRYPDTLLGSTEKEFFFNQETQEYFFDRDPEMFRHILNFYRTGKLHYPRHECIQAFDEELSFYGIIPEIIGDCCLEEYRDRKKENLERLAEDTEAETANDAPLPPDSTFRQRLWRAFENPHTSTMALVFYYVTGFFIAVSVIANVVETVPCRALPGRLKDQPCGEKYETAFNCMDTACVLIFTFEYLMRLFAAPSRFKFMRSVMSIIDVVAIMPFYIQLVMPENDNVSGAFVTLRVFRVFRIFKFSRHSQGLRILGYTLKSCASELGFLLFSLTMAIIIFATVMFYAEKGTAKTKFTSIPAAFWYTIVTMTTLGYGDMVPDTIAGKIFGSICSLSGVLVIALPVPVIVSNFSRIYHQNQRADKRRAQQKIRLARIRLAKSNTTNAFLRYKESGGLEENTELHALCVKNRSAFELQHHHLLHCLEKTTCHEFTDEHTYSEALMTESIGYRTSRSTSVSSQQGLTTSCCPRRAKRRAIRLANSTVSVSRGSMQELDTLHVQKGLSQSRSSLNAKTHGNLKLNCETSDLTAAIISIPTPPANTPDEPSSPNAGIMRNSSVTARYYQETVRISSL